Proteins from a single region of Cydia strobilella chromosome 2, ilCydStro3.1, whole genome shotgun sequence:
- the LOC134753996 gene encoding DNA polymerase epsilon subunit 2 — MGDLQKIRSEVNNAFKLSGFTIRREASTFVTEQVSSLTPRERTKMIDKLTAHLMHQCISQPILEKEHLETAYRECSTAGLEETESVLSVIDAFSIPKLVYDNERKKFSKSVSTDRHLYPEPKWKAQYLIDRYTIIWQRTVRNKLFAQEVLPSMEQEKRFQLRKIEVLLSSSSRVDEVIVLGLLTQLTEGKFHLEDPTGSVELDMKETRYHSGLFTESSFVLAEGFFEDKVFHVMGLVLPPSESRPTSLNYFGNLNTFGGKSKNLLKNSQNLLKVEQENEDGMIIFLSDVWLDNLKVMGKLKTLFTGYNEFPPIAIVFMGEFLSCPYGYEHSTQLKAALINLADMLIPFTKLRELCKFIFVPGRGDPAAPNILPRPPIPNSVTKEIRDKLGDSVIFTSNPCRIQYCTQEIILIRQDLVTKMCRNSIHFPETGDIPDHLTKTLLSQCTLSPLSLGIQPVYWRHVDALSLYPMPDLVVVADHFQPYTRAYQDCQIINPGSFPRTEFSFKVYVPASKTVEDSQIPKEDG; from the coding sequence ATGGGTGACCTGCAAAAGATACGATCGGAGGTCAACAATGCATTCAAGCTTAGCGGCTTTACAATACGTCGCGAAGCCAGCACCTTTGTGACCGAACAGGTTTCCTCTCTAACGCCGCGCGAAAGAACTAAAATGATCGACAAGTTAACCGCCCATTTAATGCACCAGTGTATATCCCAGCCTATTTTAGAGAAAGAACATCTAGAAACCGCTTATAGGGAGTGTTCTACTGCCGGCCTTGAAGAAACCGAATCAGTACTAAGTGTGATCGATGCTTTTAGCATTCCTAAACTGGTATATGATAATGAAAGGAAGAAGTTCAGTAAAAGCGTGAGTACCGACCGCCACTTGTACCCAGAGCCTAAATGGAAAGCCCAGTacttgatagatagatatactATTATTTGGCAAAGGACTGTTAGAAACAAGTTGTTTGCACAAGAAGTACTGCCATCTATGGAGCAAGAGAAACGATTTCAGTTGAGAAAAATTGAGGTTCTACTTAGTTCTTCAAGCAGAGTTGATGAGGTTATAGTGTTAGGTTTGTTAACTCAGTTAACTGAAGGCAAGTTCCACTTAGAAGATCCAACTGGGAGTGTAGAGTTAGATATGAAGGAAACTAGGTACCATTCAGGACTGTTTACGGAAAGCAGCTTTGTTCTAGCAGAAGGATTCTTTGAAGACAAGGTATTCCATGTCATGGGTCTAGTTCTACCACCTTCTGAGAGCAGGCCAACATCATTGAACTATTTCGGAAACTTGAACACTTTTGGAGGAAAATCGAAGAATTTATTAAAGAATTCACAAAATTTACTGAAAGTGGAGCAGGAGAATGAAGATGGAATGATTATTTTCTTATCTGATGTTTGGCTTGACAATCTCAAAGTGATGGGGAAGCTAAAAACATTGTTTACTGGTTATAATGAGTTCCCACCTATCGCCATTGTGTTTATGGGAGAGTTTTTATCGTGCCCATATGGATACGAACATAGTACACAGCTCAAAGCAGCCTTAATCAATTTGGCGGACATGCTAATTCCATTCACAAAGCTAAGGGAACTCTGTAAGTTTATCTTTGTCCCCGGCCGAGGAGATCCCGCTGCACCTAACATCCTGCCTAGACCGCCAATCCCAAACTCTGTTACTAAAGAAATAAGAGACAAATTGGGAGATTCAGTAATTTTCACTTCAAACCCCTGCAGAATACAATACTGCACACAAGAAATAATCTTAATAAGACAGGATTTGGTCACCAAAATGTGTAGGAACTCGATACATTTTCCCGAAACCGGTGATATACCAGACCACTTGACGAAAACATTGCTGAGTCAGTGCACTCTATCTCCGTTGTCTTTAGGAATACAACCAGTTTACTGGAGGCATGTGGATGCTTTAAGCTTATACCCGATGCCAGACCTGGTCGTGGTGGCGGACCATTTCCAGCCTTATACGAGGGCATACCAAGACTGCCAGATTATCAATCCAGGATCATTCCCTAGGACAGAGTTTTCATTTAAAGTTTACGTACCAGCATCAAAGACAGTGGAAGATTCACAAATACCCAAAGAAGACGGTTGA